The genomic stretch ATTTTGGGGGAAAGTAACTAAGCGCCACAGGATCTCTTCACATCCGGAGGCCAACTTTACCGTTGTGATTAACCCTAGCAGCGGCCCAGGGCCCAATGCCCTGCCCGATGCTAATTATACCCGAGAGATTCCCAAGCTCGCCTCTTATGACAACGTGCGTCTCTTAGGTTATGTCCCTACAACCTGGGCTAAACGCAACATCTCGGCCGTGCGTCGCGACATCGCAACCTACGCAGAATGGCCGACCAACAGTTCGAACCCTAAGCTCGCGGTTCGGGGTATATTCTTTGATGAGACGCCCCAACAGTATGATGCCGATGCGTTGTCATATTTGCAAGAGCTCACCTCATTCGTGAAAGGCCTTTCTG from Aspergillus oryzae RIB40 DNA, chromosome 1 encodes the following:
- a CDS encoding uncharacterized protein (predicted protein), producing the protein MCTLPLAPGIHWKQSYVPTTWAKRNISAVRRDIATYAEWPTNSSNPKLAVRGIFFDETPQQYDADALSYLQELTSFVKGLSGLGPDNFVCVTLLFHPSVICITARYSW